Part of the Terriglobales bacterium genome, TACCGTACAGCCTGGGGGCCAAGCCCCGCGGCAGAGCTGCGATGAAGTACATCGACGAGTACCGCGACTCGCGCATCGCCCGCGCCCTGGTGGCCGGGATCCAGCGCCGGGTCACCCGCCCCTGGGTGCTGATGGAGATCTGCGGCGGCCAGACCCACACCCTGATGCGCTACGGCATCGACGAGCTCCTGCCCCGCCAGGTGGAGCTGGTGCACG contains:
- a CDS encoding hydrogenase formation protein HypD: MKYIDEYRDSRIARALVAGIQRRVTRPWVLMEICGGQTHTLMRYGIDELLPRQVELVHGPGCPVCVTPLETIDKALELASRPEVILVSYGDMLR